A single Anomalospiza imberbis isolate Cuckoo-Finch-1a 21T00152 chromosome 15, ASM3175350v1, whole genome shotgun sequence DNA region contains:
- the NUDCD2 gene encoding nudC domain-containing protein 2: protein MSAPFEERSGVVPCGTPWGRWYQTLEEVFIEVRVPPGTRAKDVRCSLRSRHISLAVGGQELLQGKLFDSTVTDEGTWTLEDRQLIRIVLMKTNRDAGNCWTSLLENEYAADPWVQDQMQRKLTLERFQRENPGFDFSGAEISGNYSEGGPDFSSCEK from the exons ATGTCGGCTCCGTTCGAGGAGCGCAGCGGGGTGGTGCCCTGCGGGACGCCCTGGGGCCGCTGGTACCAGACGCTGGAGGAGGTGTTCATCGAGGTGCGCGTCCCGCCGGGCACCCGCGCCAAGGACGTGCGCTGCAGCCTGCGGAGCCGGCACATCTCCCTGGCCGTGGgcgggcaggagctgctgcag GGTAAACTTTTTGACTCTACAGTAACTGATGAAGGAACGTGGACCTTAG AAGACAGGCAGCTGATACGAATTGTTCTAATGAAGACAAATAGAGATGCTGGAAATTGTTGGACATCTCTGTTAGAAAATGAATATGCTGCTGATCCTTGGGTACAGGACCAGATGCAAAGGAAACTTACACTGGAGAGATTCCAAAGAGAA AACCCTGGGTTTGACTTCAGTGGGGCAGAAATTTCTGGGAACTACAGCGAAGGAGGACCAGACTTTTCTAGTTGTGAAAAGTGA
- the CCNG1 gene encoding cyclin-G1, with protein MIDTLASGGARDLVLELPAMLEQELRAQPRAAGLRLLEAAHDNGLRMTARLRDFEVKDLLSLTQFFGFHTETFSLAVNFLDRFLSKMKVQPKHLGCVGLSCFYLAVKASEEERNVPLATDLIRISQYRFTVSDMMRMEKIILEKLCWKVKAITAFQFLQLYHSFTHENLSCERRKYLNFERLETQLKACHCRIMFSKAKPSVLALSILALEIEEQKLLELTEALEFLQLHSKISNRELTFWKELVLKCLTEYSSSKCSKPNVQKLKWIVSGRTARQLKHSYYRITHLPTIPETTS; from the exons ATGATCGATACCCTGGCGAGCGGCGGGGCTCGGGAcctggtgctggagctgcccgcaatgctggagcaggagctgcgGGCCCAGCCCCGGGCCGCCGGCCTCAGGCTGCTCGAGGCTGCCCACGACAATGGCCTGCGAATGACCGCACGGCTGCGAGACTTCGAAGTGAAAGATCTTCTCAGCTTAACTCAGTTCTTTGGCTTCCACACTGAGACGTTCTCACTAGCTGTGAATTTCTTAGACAGGTTTTTGTCGAAAATGAAG GTACAGCCTAAACACTTGGGCTGTGTTGGACTCAGCTGCTTCTACTTGGCTGTGAAGGCATcagaagaagagagaaatgtgcCCTTAGCCACTGACTTAATTCGAATAAGCCAGTACAGATTCACTGTTTCTGATATGATGAGAATGGAGAAAATCATATTGGAGAAATTGTGTTGGAAAGTCAAAGCTATAACTGCCTTCCAATTCCTACAGCTCTATCATTCGTTCACTCATGAGAATTTAAGCTGTGAAAG GAGAAAATACCTTAATTTTGAGAGACTTGAGACCCAGCTTAAGGCCTGTCACTGCAGAATCATGTTTTCTAAAGCCAAG CCTTCTGTCTTGGCACTGTCTATTTTGGCACTAGAGATAGAAGAACAAAAACTGCTGGAGTTGACGGAGGCATTGGAATTTCTACAGTTACATTCCAAG ATAAGCAATAGAGAACTGACCTTCTGGAAGGAGCTGGTGTTAAAGTGCCTTACAGAATATTCCTCAAGCAAGTGTTCCAAACCAAATGtgcagaaattaaaatggaTTGTGTCTGGACGTACAGCTCGGCAGCTTAAACATAGCTACTACAGAATAACACACCTTCCTACCATTCCAGAGACCACTTCATAA